Sequence from the Parvicella tangerina genome:
TCATTTTCTAAAACAAACTTCATTCGATCAATCAGCGGAAGCTCATTTCTTTCCGCTTGAGGCTTCTGACTATCTAGTTTCACTTCTCTGTCATGTAAAAACTGAAGGTCTTCCATACAGTTTTCTAGTGCATATCTGATGACATATTTCAAGAAATCTTCACCTAAATCCATATCATCGTCTAAATCTGCAAAAGCAATTTCAGGTTCGATCATCCAGAATTCAGCCAAGTGGCGAGAGGTGTTCGAGTTTTCTGCTCTGAAGGTAGGTCCAAAAGTATATACTTGACCAAGTGCTGTCGCTCCTAGCTCAGCCTCTAACTGCCCAGATACCGTTAGGTTGGTTTCTTTCCCAAAGAAATCTTCTTTTACGTCAATGTGTCCTTCTTCTGTTCTAGGGATATTGTCTAAATCGAAATTTGTTACACGAAACATTTCTCCAGCTCCTTCAGCATCACTACCCGTAATGATCGGAGAGTGCAAGTAGAAGAACCCATTATCATTAAAATATTTATGAATGGCAAACGCCATAGCGTGTCTTATTCTAAAAACAGCAGAGAATGTTTGCGTTCTAAACCTTAAGTGTGCCTGCTCTCTCAAAAGCTCGAGACTATGTCTTTTGGGCTGTAGAATGGTTTTTGAAACCTCATCAGGATTCGCAGTTCCCAATATTTCAATCGTGTCTGCAATGACTTCAACGGCTTGTCCTTTTCCTTGTGATTCAACGAGGTTTCCTTCTACACTTATTGCAGCTCCAACGGTCACGTCTTTGAGGATTTTCTCGTCAAAATTTTCAAAATCTACCACCACTTGAAGGTTATTCAAACAGGACCCATCATTTAAAGCGATAAATCGATTGCTTCTAAAAGCTCTAACCCATCCTTTTACGGTGATTCTTTCTCCTGGAGCACTTTTTAGTGCATCTATAATTTTCGTTCTACTCATGACCATTCATTTTCTAACACAAAAAAAAGAACTTTTAGTTAGCTTATTGCTATTAGAATGGAAAAAGTTTTAAAAGTTCAACCCAAAGGTGAAATAGAAATTTCGTGGTGCAGCAGTAATAATTCCAGGCCCTGGATATGCGGTGGCTCTTCTGGTGAAATAAATCTCATTGAGAAGGTTATTCATCCCACACCTGAAGTTAAGTTCTTCGTAAGAGTAGCTAAGACTTAAGTCAAGGATGTCATAAGTAGGAATGACCCCATTGACGGCATTGGGTTGAGAGAGTGAGTTACTAGCATCGCTATACTGCCAGTGAACCCAACTATACTGTAAAGATAACAGTAGGTCTGAATAACCAATTTGCGTTATTAACTTCCAGTTCACAGGGGGGACTAATTCTACAAACTTATTCGCATAAACTCCTTCTGCATCAAGGTATCTTGACCAGGTATAGCTGTAGTTTCCTAAAGTGTTTAGTTTCCACTTGGTTTCTGGTTTGGAGCCTAGCCAGTTAACTTGAATTACTCCTTCGAAACCTAAAGACAGTGATTGAGAAATATTGGTTCGATATTGATAGGTGCTGAACAAAATTGAGTCCTTTTCAATGGTGGTTCCGATTCGATTATTGTAGAACAATCCATACACAGAGAGGTCGTAGTACAGTAGATTATTAATAAACCCTTTGACGCCAATGTCAGAATTAAAGCCTCTCTCATCTTCTAAATCTGGATCGATTCTGAAGTTTGGATTAACGATCTGCATATCTGTAAAGTTAATGCTTCGGTAGTTTTGAGAAAAGTTGGCGTATAGGTGGGTGGTGTCTTGTTTAAATGCGTGATCAAGGCCTATACCAAAAATAACAAAAGAGCGCTCGTTTTCTCTTGACGCATAATAAGTCGTGTTGTCAATTATATTATCTGCGAGATCATAAGTAATTGAATTGTAAGACCCTTCTGCTTTTGTTGAAATCCATTCTGCACGGATACCAGGAACGATACTCGTTTTTTCATTTAACCTAAAAATATTTTCAACGAAAATGGCTGCATTTTTACTTGGAAAGCTATAATCCGAGAACTCTAATTCAGTATGGTTTATAAAATAGAAGTCAGGGCTTTTTGATGAGGTTCCAAAACCTTGTTGACCAGTGCTGTTTCCACGGTATAAACGGACTCCCATCAACAATGCCTGGGGAATTTCGTTAATGTCATAGAGTTTCAGATACTTAGACTCCACCCCAATATTATTAAAGTTTCCTACAATTAAGTTGCGCTCCTGCATGGGATCAACTCGGTTGATTTGGCCTAAAAACCCCAGAGCTTTTCTGGAGGCAATTAGTCCAAAAACTTTAGTGTTAAGTATGTTTTTAGAATTGAAACTATGCTTATGGTTTATACTCCACAAGTTCCAGTCTACTTGGAACCAGTTCCGCTCTCTTTTGGAAATAAAGGGAGTCGTATTGAACTCGTAGTCCGTTAATCCTCCGGGTTGCTGGGCAAGATAACTCATTTTGGTGAATTCAAAGTTAATTAAGCTGTTTTCCGTGATGTAATAATGAATATTTGCGCCAGCAGTAATTACCTCGTAGGCTGAGTTTGGTCGCCACTCATTTCCTTTTTTCCAGTTAAAGAAACCATAGTATTGAACCCTTTTTTTCTTGCCTCCTACCTCTAAGAAAGAAGTGTTTACACCGAAAGAGCCAAAGGTTTTTTGGTAGCTCCCAGAAAATGGTCGATACCTGTTTCCTTTTTTTAGTTTAAAATTTATAACACCACCAAACTGGGGACCATATTGCAATGAACCGGCTCCTTTGATAAACTGAACTTGATCAATTGCTTGAGAGGGCGGGGTATAGTAACTCTCTGGATAGCCGAGCGCGTCCGCAGAAATGTCATAGCCGTTTTGGCGCGTGTTGTAATTGGCTGTTCTGCTCGGGCTTAAGCCTCTACCTCCAATTCCGAGTTGAATTCCAGCGCCATCACTTTCCCAAATATTTAGTCCCGGAATGGATGAGTAGATTTGACGGGCGTTGTTAGTAGCAACATTTCCTGCTACGTAGCTAAGGTTGATCACATCCGCTTTCTTTCCCTGCGCGATCATCACTCCTTCAATAGGTTTGATTCTGCCAATTGCTCCCACATGTTGCTTGTTTGCTACCACCGTGTGTGGACCGATTGTATAAAATATTGGCGCTAATTCAATATTGTGTTTCAAAATTGGCTCACTCAACAAAATCGAGAGCGTATCCAGTCCGTAACCAACGTTTGAGATCACAAAGTGGTATTCTCCAAAACTGAGGATGGGAGTTTTGAAAAAGCCATTTTCATCTGAAATAAACTGGTCTCCAGATTCAATAATCTTGATGTGACAAAATGGGATTTTCTCATTTGATTGAGCAACAAGTACAAACCCTTGAATATGCCCTTTTTGTCCTTCTTGAGCAACAGAAAGAAAAGACATAAAAAAACAGATGAATATGCACAACCAACTATTCTTCATAAGGTAAAATCCAATTTCTGGGAGCTAAATTATACGGTTGTGCAGCTAAATCTACAGAAGGATCAATAAAAGTTCTACTCCCTTTATTGAATAAAGATACTTTTGAGTCCACAAATACCTGAGGCGTGCCCATTTCAATTTCTAAATCACCCTCAATAATCGTCTTGTCTTTATATTGATCTCTTAAATGATGAGCAAACTGCAAGATCATGTCTGGCTGGGTTGACATTTGCTTGAGTTGTTGCTCTGTTAAGTAATATGTTGGTTCAATTATTTTCTTGTAGGAACCTGATTCAGGGGAAACATAAAAAGTACAGTACCCAACCTTTTCTATCAACATAACGCGCCAACCAAATCGGAAAGCCTGTTCGGTCCAAAATAACTTACCTGGGTACAGCAAGTATCTCATTGGAATAAGCAATTGTAAAAGGATGTATATGATTAAAGCGTATTTCGTTATTGAGCGGATTTGAATTGTATTTTGACCAACCGATGAAACTTGAAGCTTACTGAGCAACAGGTTATGAAATCTTGTGCTAAAAAACACTGTAGTGAGCACAATCATGGCCCAAGGAAAGATACCGATTGGGAACATTGCTCCTGTTACCACATGAAAAAAGATAACGGCTAAATAAGCAAACAACCTCGTCTTCCTTATCGACAATAAAAAGGGAACAGATAAGTCGAAAAGACAACCTGCCCAAGAGAAGACGAATGCTATCCAATTCTCCCCAACAAATTGCCCAAGAACAGGAAGGTCTGATTGATGCTTCAACCAGTTGATTAGGGGTTGAGCTTCAAATAACCAATGATAATTAACTTTCGCAACTCCAGCAAAAAAGTAGACAACCCCGAGTTGAAACTTGAATATGTTGATTGTCCATGCTGGGACACTTGAAGCTGCTTTTGTCAAGCCTAGCTTTGCATCCAATGAATAGTTCTTGTTAGCGGGGACAAAAATCAATAAAAAAGCAACAAGACTGATAAAATAATAATGGTTTAAATAGTTTGTTTTATCGATAAGCTCTACATAGGTGAACGAAAGAAAGAACAAAATTGCTGAGACTCGATAAAATAATCCCAGTGCAATTAACAGTGCCGAGATACCCATCACTAAAAAGGTAATATACATTCCTGTTGAGCTCAGGGGAGTTACCCAGTCAAACCCATAGTAAGTGAAAAAGAATTTTGGTGTAATGTAAAGGTCCTCAATCCATCCTTTGTGCGCGAAGCGCATTACACCAAAAAGCATTAAGATACCAAAGAGTATCCTAAACCAAGCAAGTGAAACAATGTTCTCTTTCTTCCAAAATAGTCTATGGTAAAACTGTCGTATCAATCTCCATCATTGTCTTGATAAGTTACAATTACACCAAGGGCTGAAGTAAGATCGACCTTTAAATAAGGAATGAGTTTCTGATACTCTGTGTAAATTGCTTGCGAGGTCACGGGGTCTTGAACGACCATTTCGGCCCATGATAGTCCATTGGTTTCAGAGATGTTCATGATCACATCTAGTTGAGAATTAATCACTTGAGACAATCGGTCACCATCAATTGTAGCTTCTACATAATCTCCATAGTCTAATAAACCTAAACCATCCGTTGTTCCTTCATAGTTCATCCCGTTAAGAAACCTTTTGAGGTAGGAAACATTTTGTCTGGCCAGGTCTAACTTGTCTTCCATGAAATAACCTTCTGCATTAGCAGGCATGGGCTGCTGACTAAACCCGTTAAACACTCCTGCAGGCAATCCAATCTTTCCTTTTCTCGTATATATTTCGTAGCTCTGAATCACCGCATTCATTAGTTCGCTTACAGAGCTCCCCGTAGCATTAGATAGATTATTATCAATAAATTCAGTTTTGTAAGTTGACCATGAGTTAATTACATATCGCGTGTTCAGTTGAATGTCATCAATAACATCAGCGATATACACTACAATATTTGGATCTGAATTCAGGTAGTCCAAGCAGCCTTGCAAATCAGATTCTTTGAATAGCAAATAGTCAAGGCTTTGCCACCCTTTCGCTACGTATTGATTTCCAGCTGCTAAACTATAGCCCCCCTGGGTAATATTCGTTTGGATTAGCGTTGTGTCAACTGGGTAGGTGTTGGTTTGAGCAACTAATGCAACCACATTCGCAGGTCCAAAATCGAGAAAACTAACGGTTTGCCAACTTTTTAAGGTCACTATGTACTGATCCCGAAGTTCTTGAACAGTTGCTAGCGTAGGGGAGGAGTTAAAACGAAGTAATGCTCCTTCAAGCGAGTCGACTTCAGTAACGTAGCTATTGTAACCAGGAATAATGTATTCACTCGCAATGTTCTTTAGCATAGCCTCACGGTCGAAATCATCCGCATAAACATTATCCTCCGGTTCTTTGATGCATGAGACCAAAGAACCGAGGATCAACAAAAGAAATGATATTAGAACTGAATTTTTCAATGTTGAGTTCAAATATTTATTACAGGTCATTTTTGACGTCTGTTAACCCTGTAGCCGATGCGATTGCATCTATAGCCATATTCATACCTGTTACACCAACAGTATTAAAGTCTTCGAAATAGGCCAGCGCAGCGTCAATTTGACTTGCAGTCATTCCATCTCCTGATATGCAATTATAGCCATATCTCATTCCGTCCAAGAAAGCCCAAGCTTCACTAAGAACGTGATTTCTCGCTGTTGCATTGCCTGATGCCAGGTAGCTCTTTGCAGCGTTAAGGTAATGAATAGCTGTTCCTGCAGCTATTTTCTCTAGCTCATCACGGATAATTTTGATTTGAGCATCTCTCGTTTCATAATCTAGGTTGTCGATTGCTGCTCTTCCAGTTCTGAAAGCAGTGCTGATCTTAGTAGCAGAATTTAAAACCGATTCTCTTCCGTCTGCATACTCACCCCAGAACCTGTCGGTGCCATTTGACGGGTAATCAACAGATTCTGTAAAGTATCCATAAGCTTCATCCCAATGGTGTTGCATATCCGTATAGTTTTCACCAGTAACCAAAGTGGAGTTATCATCATTTGTAACAAGCTCTAGATATTGAACAGTAATCTGACTTGCAAAGACAGCAGACATTAACCCCTTTTCTATTAACTGAGTATATTCTCTTCCATCACCATCCATTAAATAGGGTCCTTTTTCACCATCATTTGGCCAAACTCCTGCAACTCCAACAGACCCAGTTTGATTGTAATTACTGATAATATCCAAACTGTCCATATAAGCTTCAAATAAGGCTTGTACTCCAGCGTCAGCTGAACCGCCTGCAGAAGCATAAGCCGTTTTGTTTTTTAATTGCTTTGTAGAACCAGTCATTCCAAGAGAGTTGTTATCGGTCCAGGTATAGCTGTTATTCTCATACATGTCT
This genomic interval carries:
- a CDS encoding HTTM domain-containing protein; protein product: MIRQFYHRLFWKKENIVSLAWFRILFGILMLFGVMRFAHKGWIEDLYITPKFFFTYYGFDWVTPLSSTGMYITFLVMGISALLIALGLFYRVSAILFFLSFTYVELIDKTNYLNHYYFISLVAFLLIFVPANKNYSLDAKLGLTKAASSVPAWTINIFKFQLGVVYFFAGVAKVNYHWLFEAQPLINWLKHQSDLPVLGQFVGENWIAFVFSWAGCLFDLSVPFLLSIRKTRLFAYLAVIFFHVVTGAMFPIGIFPWAMIVLTTVFFSTRFHNLLLSKLQVSSVGQNTIQIRSITKYALIIYILLQLLIPMRYLLYPGKLFWTEQAFRFGWRVMLIEKVGYCTFYVSPESGSYKKIIEPTYYLTEQQLKQMSTQPDMILQFAHHLRDQYKDKTIIEGDLEIEMGTPQVFVDSKVSLFNKGSRTFIDPSVDLAAQPYNLAPRNWILPYEE
- a CDS encoding TonB-dependent receptor — translated: MSFLSVAQEGQKGHIQGFVLVAQSNEKIPFCHIKIIESGDQFISDENGFFKTPILSFGEYHFVISNVGYGLDTLSILLSEPILKHNIELAPIFYTIGPHTVVANKQHVGAIGRIKPIEGVMIAQGKKADVINLSYVAGNVATNNARQIYSSIPGLNIWESDGAGIQLGIGGRGLSPSRTANYNTRQNGYDISADALGYPESYYTPPSQAIDQVQFIKGAGSLQYGPQFGGVINFKLKKGNRYRPFSGSYQKTFGSFGVNTSFLEVGGKKKRVQYYGFFNWKKGNEWRPNSAYEVITAGANIHYYITENSLINFEFTKMSYLAQQPGGLTDYEFNTTPFISKRERNWFQVDWNLWSINHKHSFNSKNILNTKVFGLIASRKALGFLGQINRVDPMQERNLIVGNFNNIGVESKYLKLYDINEIPQALLMGVRLYRGNSTGQQGFGTSSKSPDFYFINHTELEFSDYSFPSKNAAIFVENIFRLNEKTSIVPGIRAEWISTKAEGSYNSITYDLADNIIDNTTYYASRENERSFVIFGIGLDHAFKQDTTHLYANFSQNYRSINFTDMQIVNPNFRIDPDLEDERGFNSDIGVKGFINNLLYYDLSVYGLFYNNRIGTTIEKDSILFSTYQYRTNISQSLSLGFEGVIQVNWLGSKPETKWKLNTLGNYSYTWSRYLDAEGVYANKFVELVPPVNWKLITQIGYSDLLLSLQYSWVHWQYSDASNSLSQPNAVNGVIPTYDILDLSLSYSYEELNFRCGMNNLLNEIYFTRRATAYPGPGIITAAPRNFYFTFGLNF
- a CDS encoding imelysin family protein, producing MTCNKYLNSTLKNSVLISFLLLILGSLVSCIKEPEDNVYADDFDREAMLKNIASEYIIPGYNSYVTEVDSLEGALLRFNSSPTLATVQELRDQYIVTLKSWQTVSFLDFGPANVVALVAQTNTYPVDTTLIQTNITQGGYSLAAGNQYVAKGWQSLDYLLFKESDLQGCLDYLNSDPNIVVYIADVIDDIQLNTRYVINSWSTYKTEFIDNNLSNATGSSVSELMNAVIQSYEIYTRKGKIGLPAGVFNGFSQQPMPANAEGYFMEDKLDLARQNVSYLKRFLNGMNYEGTTDGLGLLDYGDYVEATIDGDRLSQVINSQLDVIMNISETNGLSWAEMVVQDPVTSQAIYTEYQKLIPYLKVDLTSALGVIVTYQDNDGD
- a CDS encoding DUF4856 domain-containing protein; its protein translation is MKKYKALVMSIAITALGLNSCKKGCTDPSATNFDERAKKDDNSCEYEDPDSYTVPSTYAFVDADGNSTVSYSGQFQRLDMLSEMITYMKTANTQGVFVDAQTLKDMYENNSYTWTDNNSLGMTGSTKQLKNKTAYASAGGSADAGVQALFEAYMDSLDIISNYNQTGSVGVAGVWPNDGEKGPYLMDGDGREYTQLIEKGLMSAVFASQITVQYLELVTNDDNSTLVTGENYTDMQHHWDEAYGYFTESVDYPSNGTDRFWGEYADGRESVLNSATKISTAFRTGRAAIDNLDYETRDAQIKIIRDELEKIAAGTAIHYLNAAKSYLASGNATARNHVLSEAWAFLDGMRYGYNCISGDGMTASQIDAALAYFEDFNTVGVTGMNMAIDAIASATGLTDVKNDL
- the asnS gene encoding asparagine--tRNA ligase produces the protein MSRTKIIDALKSAPGERITVKGWVRAFRSNRFIALNDGSCLNNLQVVVDFENFDEKILKDVTVGAAISVEGNLVESQGKGQAVEVIADTIEILGTANPDEVSKTILQPKRHSLELLREQAHLRFRTQTFSAVFRIRHAMAFAIHKYFNDNGFFYLHSPIITGSDAEGAGEMFRVTNFDLDNIPRTEEGHIDVKEDFFGKETNLTVSGQLEAELGATALGQVYTFGPTFRAENSNTSRHLAEFWMIEPEIAFADLDDDMDLGEDFLKYVIRYALENCMEDLQFLHDREVKLDSQKPQAERNELPLIDRMKFVLENDFERITYTRAIEILRNSKPYKKNKFKFPVEWGVDLASEHERFLVEKHFKKPVILYNYPADIKAFYMRNNEPDEEGRKTVAAMDVLFPGIGEIIGGSQREERFDVLKQKCADFNIPEDHVWWYLDTRRFGTVPHAGFGLGFERLIMFVTGMTNIRDVIPFPRTPKNAEF